Below is a window of Pseudomonas sp. B21-040 DNA.
CATGCCGATGAAGCCCAGGCCGAACAGGAAGGTGATGGCCAACCAGCCCAGTACCGCCTTCTTGTTGCCTTTGAACAACGCCAGCATGGCGAAGCCGTAGGTGATCGAGCTGAGCAACAGGCAGGCGGTTTCGCCCAGCACGTATGGCAGCTCGAAGATGTCGTGGCCCGACGGGCCACCCGCTACGTTGTTAACCAGTACCGCGTACACCGCGAAGATCGACGCAAACAAGATGCAGTCGGTCATCAGGTAGAGCCAGAAACCGAATACGGTCATCTCGCCCGAGTCGTGGTGATGGTCATCGTGCCCATGTCCATCGACATGGGTGTGTCCAGCATTGGTCACTAAGTTCGACATGGTTTAAGCCTGTTCCAACGAGGTTTCAACACGGGTGGCAGTGGCCGGGATTTTCCCGGCGGCTACCAGACGCTTGTGCTGCTCGGCTTCGGTGCGCTCGATCACGTCGACCGGCACCATATAGCCCTGGTCATCACGGGCAGCATGGATAACGAAGTAGATCACGGTACCGGCGAGGCCGAAGATGGCCATCCACCAGATGTGCCAGATCATCGCGAAACCGAACACGGTCAACAGAGCACCCATGACCAGGCCGGTCGCGGTGTTGTTTGGCATGTGGATCGGCTCGTACTTGGCCGGGGCCTTGTACGCAGTACCGTTTTCCTTGGCCTCGGTGAACGGGTCGATGCAGTCGGCTTTCGGCAGAACGGCAAAGTTGTAGAACGGTGGTGGCGACGAAGTCGACCATTCCAGCGTGTGGGCATTCCACGGGTCACCGTGTTCGCACATGTTTTCCGGCTTGTTACGGTCACGGACACTGACGTACAGCTGGATCAACTGGCAGGCAATACCGACAGCGATCAGGATCGCGCCAAACATTGCAACGTGCAGGTAAGGCGTCCACTCAGGGTTGGTGGTGCTGTTCAGACGACGGGTCATGCCCATGAAGCCCAATACATAGAGCGGCATGAACGCGACGAAGAAGCCCGAGATCCAGAACCAGAACGCTGCCTTGCCCCAACCTTCGTGCAGCTTGAAGCCGAACGCTTTAGGGAAGTAGAAGCCGAAGCCTGCGATGTAGCCGAATACTGCGCCGCCGATGATCACGTTATGGAAGTGAGCAATAACGAACAGGCTGTTGTGCAGAACGAAGTCAGCACCCGGAATGGCCAGCAGCACGCCGGTCATGCCGCCGATGGCGAAGGTCACCATGAAGCCCAGGGTCCACAGCACCTGGCTGGTCATGCGCAGACGGCCCTGGTAGATGGTGAACAGCCAGTTGAATAGCTTCACACCCGTCGGGATGGAAATCAGCATCGTCGCCAGACCGAAGAAGGCGTTGACGCTGGCACCCGAACCCATGGTGAAGAAGTGGTGCAGCCAAACCATGAAGCCCAGGATCGAGATCGCGCCCGAGGCGTAGATCATCGAGTGGTGACCGAACAGCTTCTTGCCGGAGAACGCCGAGATGACTTCGGAGAAGATCCCGAATGCCGGCAGAATCAGGATGTAAACCTCGGGGTGACCCCAGGCCCAGAACAGGTTGACGTACATCATCGGATTGCCACCAAGTTCATTGGTGAAAATGTGGAAATCCATGTAACGGTCAAGCGTCAGCAGTGCCAGGGTAGCGGTCAGGATCGGGAAGGAAGCGACGATCAGTACGTTGGCCCAGGTGCAGGTCCAGGTGAAGATCGGCATGTCCATCATTTTCATGCCCGGGGTACGCATTTTCAGCACGGTGGCCAGGAAGTTGACCCCGGTCAGCGTCGTACCTAGCCCGGATAGCTGTAGCGCCCAGATGTAGTAGTCCACACCCACGCCAGGGCTGTAGCCCAGTTCCGACAGCGGTGGATACGCAACCCAACCGGTACGGGCGAATTCGCCGACACCCAGGGACACGTTAACCAGCACAACGCCGGAGACCAGCAGCCAGAAGCTCAGGGAGTTCAGGAACGGGTAGGCAACGTCACGGGCGCCGATCTGCAGCGGCACTGCAAGGTTCATCAGGCCGGTGAAGAATGGCATCGCCATGAAGATGATCATGATCACACCGTGAGCGGTGAAGATCTGGTCATAGTGTTCAGGTGGCAGGTAGCCAGGCGAACCTTCAGTGGCCAGGGCCAGCTGGGAACGCATCATGATGGCGTCGGCAAAACCACGCAGCAGCATGATCATGGCCACGACGATGTACATCACGCCGATTTTCTTGTGGTCGACCGATGTCAGCCACTCGGACCACAGGTAGGTCCACTTCTTGAAATAGGTGATTGCAGCGAACACGCCCAGACCGCCGAGCGCGATCATGGCGATGGTCACCATCACGATCGGCTCGTGGAACGGGACCGCTTCCCAACTTAATTTACCAAACATCGTTTACTCCTCTGCCCCGGCAGCTGAATGCGAACTCATGTCCATCCCTTCCATCTGGGCCACTTCTTTCTCTTTCTTCTCGTGGTCCACTTTCGGACCCGGTTTCATGCCTTCGTACTTGTCGACGATGGTCTGGAACAGGTTCGGCGTGAACGAGGAGTAGAGCTCTACTGGATTGTTCTGGCTTGGTTTGGAAAGGGCTTCGTATTCAGCTTTTTCAAGCTGTTTAGGTGCCTTCTTGACATCACTGACCCAGGCATCGAAATCAGCCTGAGAGGTGGCGATTGCTTTGAACTTCATGCCGGTGAAACCCGCGCCGCTGTAGTTGGCGGAGATACCGTCGAATTCAGCGTTCTGGTTGGCGATCAGGTGCAGTTTGGTCTGCATGCCCGCCATCGCGTAGATCTGGCCGCCCAGGCCCGGAATGAAGAACGAGTTCATCACGGTGTCGGAGGTGATCTGGAAATTGATTGGCGTGTTGGCCGGGAAGACGATCTTGTTGACCGTGGCAATGCCTTGTTCCGGGTAGATGAACAGCCACTTCCAGTCCATCGAGACCACTTGAATGGTGACCGGCTTGACGTCGGATTCCAGTGGTTTGTACGGGTCCAGTGCGTGGGTCGACTTGTAGGTGACATAACCCAGGGCAATGATGATCAGCACTGGAATGGCCCACACCGCGATTTCAATCTTGGTGGAGTGCGACCACTTCGGCGTGTATACGGCGTCGGTGTTGGAGGCGCGATATTTCCAGGCGAACAGGAAGGTCATGACGATGACCGGTACCACGACAAGAAGCATCAGCAGCGTTGCGGTGATGATCAGGTTTCGCTCATCCAGGCCCACCTGGCCCTTGGGATCGAGCAAGGTCATGTTGCAGCCTGACAGCAACAACGTGCCAATCAGCGGCAATAAGCCTAGTAGTCTGGGGTACCTGTTTTTACTCATCTCACGACCTCTAAAGCAGCTTGCGCAATGCAGTTGGGTTTTGATCGCCAACACTTCACCCTGCCAAGGGTTGGCATTTTTCTTGGATTGAATAAGGGCTGCCCGTCGCGCGTCAGACGCTGCTCGACAAATCCTGGGCCAGCGGTAAGTTCTTATTCGAATTCGTGGTCAAAGGCCTTGTTACAGACCAATTCCATTTGGTGCGGATAGTTGGAAGGCTCCGACACCGGGGAGTCGCATGAAGCCTTCAGGCCTCTCGACGCCCTTCTTTCTGCTCAAGCACCTGATTAAGGGTGAGCAGTGCCGGGAATTCAGTGCGGGCGATTGTAGATATGTAACGATTCATAAACCATGTCTCATCCCGAAATAATTTTTATCCATTCCAGCAACAATCATTAACGTATTTCGTAAAAGTCGGGCATGTTATCGAAATTGATTCTCAACAAAAACACCAAAATTAGTAGGTCTATCTCCCGCAGTTCAGACAGCTTCGAGCCCCCTACACCCTCTCCCGAGATTGCCAAAGCCCCCACGTGACAAGGGCTCCGGCAATTCGCCAGCACTTGTTAAAACTGCCTGCCTCATCACTTTCCGGGCGAATTGAATCAGCATCCGGGCAGTCCAATTTTGTTGCCAGACCTTATGCCAATTAATCCTTTTGAAATGCCTTGCGACACTGCCGATGTGACAACATGTCGCACACGTGTCGCACCCCTTCTTGTCGTGCATCAAGGTCTTTCTACCAACCGTCAGAAATGCAAAACGCCCCGGCCCTCTTAACGAGGACCGGGGCGTTTTTTTTGGATGACGCAGCGGTGAAGCGAACTGCCTCAGCGCAGCGTTTTACGGTTACGTGAAGTGAGCAACGGCACCAGCACCACGATCAACACGAACGCCACCAGCGCCCATTGCGCCAGCGACAGGCCGAGGATCGGCGGGTACGGCGTGGAGCAGAAGCCATCGACCTGGAAGCCCAGCGGGAAGATCTTCGCCAGTGGCAAACCATCGACAATCGGTTGCAGCACGTCGATGCCGCAACTGACCGCAGGATAGAACTGGGTGTAGACGTGATGCCCGGCGACCGCGACGCCTGCAATGGCACTGATGACCACCAGCGTCTCGAACACGGTAATGCTGCGACGGGTGCGCATCGCCGCACCGATGAAGGCGAACACCGCGATAAACAACAACGCATAACGCTGGAGGATGCACAGCGGGCATGGCGCCTCGCCCAACACAATTTGCATGTACAGCGCGCCGCCGATCAGCGCCAGGCAGATGATGCCCAGTAACACCAGATAACGCCGTTCGCGTCCCAACCGCATCGATTCCTCGCTCATCGCGTTTCCCTTTTTGATATCAGTTGCCGCCAGTCTACACGCAGGCTCCGTCGTTTGAGAGCCTGCCGCGTGCCGGTGGATTCGGGGGAATAAACGATAAAGCGGTTAAGGAGGGATTAACTTTTAAAGGATTTGTACGGTTCGGAACCGCAGTGCGGCCAATCGCGGCCCGCTCCCACAGGAATTGTGCTTGCCCGCAATCTCTCGAACGACACAAAACCTGTGGGAGCGGGCTTACCCGAGATGAAGGCGACTCGGTCTCCCGAGTCGCCCTGACCAGTTACTCCAGCGCCGAGGCCGGGCCAAAGAACTCGTAGCGGCTTTGCTGCTGCGGTACACCCAAGGCCTTGAGGTGACGCTTGATCGCGGCCATGAAGCCTTTAGGCCCAAGGAAGTAAGCATCCAGGTCACGCTGTTCGGGCAACCACTCGCCCAGTTGCTCCTGACTCAACAACCCGACCTTGTGCGCAGCGGCGCTGACGCCGTCATCTTCGGCGTAGCAATAGAAGCGCTTGAGTTGCGGATGACGCTCGGCCAGACCATCGATCCAGTCACGGAAGGCGTGCACGCTGCCGTTGCGCGCGCAGTGGATGAAATGCACCGGGCGCTCGGTGGCCAGCGCGGCTTCGAGCATTGCCAGCGTTGGCGTGATGCCGACACCGCCACTGATCAGCACCAGCGGTTTGTCACTGGCGGCCAGGGTGAATTCGCCCGACGGCGGAAACAGCTCGATGCTCGCACCGACATGCAACTGATCGTGCAAGTGGTTTGACGCGCGCCCACCGGTTTCACGCTTGACGCTGATGCGGTACTGACCGTTGTTCGCCAGTGCCGACAGCGAGTAATTGCGACGGATCTCTTCGCCGTCGAGGATCAGTTTCATGCCGATGTACTGGCCAGGCTCCGCCACAAGAATCGGGCCTTTGTCGGCAGGTTCGAAGTAGAACGAGGTGATTTCAGCGCTTTCCTCGACCTTGGCCGTCACGATGAAATCCCGCGCCCCGCGCCATCCGCCAGGGGCCTGTTCTTTCTGGTCGTAGATGCTGGTTTCAGCGCCGATCAAAATGTCGGCGAGTTGGCCATACGCGGCACCCCAGGCAGCAATCACTTCAGGGGTGGCGATTTCTTCGCCCAGCACTTCGGCGATGGCGCGCAACAGGCAGGATCCGACAATGGGGTAGTGTTCCGGCAGGATTTGCAGGGCCACGTGCTTGTTGATGATCTTGGCCACCAGGTCACCCAACTGGTCGAGCTGGTCGATGTGCCGCGCGTACATCAACACACCGTTGGCCAGCGCGCGCGGTTGATCACCGCTGGCCTGGTGGGCCTGGTTGAACAGCGGGCGGACCTCAGGGTATTCCGAGAGCATCATGCGGTAGAAGTGGGTAATCAGCGCTTCGCCCCCGCTTTCCAGCAGCGGCACGGTGGATTTGACAATGGCACGGTCTTGGACGCTAAGCATTAAGGCGACTCCGGATCTTTGTGTGAGTTTCCTTAGACCTTTCAGTTTCCATGCCAAAACTATAAACCTTATAAAACAACAACTTAAAAACACAGTAGTCATATCGACACACACTACCTTATAGTCATCCCGACTACATGGAGTCACTATGACTGCAAAATCCTTGCTCACCGCCCTGCTGCCCCTGGTCTCCGACCTGTCTCGCGAATTGCCCGAAGGCGAGCGTTATCGCCGCCTGCTCGAAGCCATGCGCGCCTTGCTCCCTTGCGATGCCGCAGCCCTGCTGCGCCTTGATGGCGATTGGCTGGTGCCCTTGGCCGTCGACGGGTTGAGTACCGACACCCTGGGGCGACGCTTCAAAGTCAGCGAACACCCGCGCTTCGAGGCATTGCTCAGCAGCCACGGCCCCACCCGCTTTGCCGCCGACAGCGGCCTGCCGGACCCTTACGACGGGCTGGTCGAAGGCCTCGATGATCATCTGGAAGTCCACGACTGCATGGGATGCCCGCTGTTTATCGACGAGCGCCCATGGGGTTTGCTGACCCTCGATGCCCTCGATCCGGAACAGTTTGAACCCATCGAACTGGACGCCCTGCAAGCCTTTGCCAGCCTCGCTGCGGCCACGGTCAACGCTGCCGAGCGCATCGAGCGCCTGGCCAATCGCGCCGAAGACGAACACCAGCGCGCCGAGGTTTACCGTCAAGCCAGTGGTCAGCAGGACCGCGAGATGATCGGCCAGAGCAAGGCCCACAAGCGTCTGGTGGAAGAAATCAATCTGGTGGGCGGCAGTGACCTGACCGTGTTGATCACCGGCGAAACCGGCGTCGGCAAGGAACTGGTGGCGCAGGCGATTCACGCCGCCTCTGCACGAGCCGACAAACCCATCATCAGCCTCAACTGCGCGGCGCTACCGGACACATTGGTCGAGAGCGAATTGTTCGGTCACGTGCGGGGCGCCTTTACTGGCGCAACAAGTGATCGTCGCGGCAAGTTTGAGCTGGCCAATGGCGGCACGCTGTTTCTCGATGAAGTCGGTGAATTGTCACTGACAGTGCAAGCCAAGCTGTTGCGAGTGCTCCAAAGCGGTCAGTTGCAGCGCCTGGGCTCGGACAAGGAACACCAGGTGGATGTGCGGCTGATCGCGGCCACCAACCGCGACCTGGCCGAAGAAGTGCGCAACGGTCGCTACCGTGCCGACTTCTACCACCGTTTGAGCGTTTACCCCTTGCTGGTACCGGCGCTGCGCGATCGCGGGCGGGACGTGTTGCTGCTCAGTGGCTACTTTCTTGAGCAAAATCGCTCGCGCATGGGCCTCAACAGCCTGCGTTTGAGCAGCGACGCGCAGACCGCATTGCTGGCGTACAACTGGCCAGGGAATGTGCGTGAGCTGGAGCATTTGATTGGTCGAAGCTCACTCAAAGCGCTGGGCAACTGCAAGGATCGCCCGAAGATTCTCAGTTTGAGTGCAGCGGACCTGGACTTGCCCACTGGCAGTGTCGAGGCTATCACCGAGCAACCGGTGGCCAACCCTGTGGTGCTGGTGTCTGGCGATTTGCGTGAAGCCACCGAGAACTATCAACGGCAATTGATCAGTAGTTGCCTGGAGCGGCACCAAGACAACTGGGCCAGCGCGGCCCGTGAGCTAGGCCTGGACCGGGCGAATCTTGGGCGCATGGCCAAGCGGTTGGGGATGAAATAACTCGGTCCCTGTAGCAGCTGCCGAGCCTGCGAGGCTGCGTTCGAAGACGCAGTCCTCGCCAATCCATCGGCTGCGTTGTATCTGATACATCCGGGATTCAGGGTTTACGGCTGCTTCGCAACCGGACGCAGCCTCGCAGGCTCGGCAGCTGCTACAAAGAATGCATTCACCGATGTGCGACGCAAAGCCCCTAAAGCCTGCCCGCTACAAGTCGATAACCCGATATCGGTAGTTGTGGGCGATCCCGCAATCGCCCATCACCTTTTCCACAGAAGGTTTTTATGTCCACCAATAAAGCCCGCGCAGATTCACTTTCGCTTTTGCTGTTCACGTTGCGCAGCGGCAAGCTGATGGCGATCAACCTGCTGAAAGTCAGTGAAATCATCCCTTGCCCGCCGCTGACCCGGCTGCCGGAGTCGCATCCCCACGTTAAAGGCATCGCCACCCTGCGCGGCGCCTCGTTGTCGGTGATCGACCTGAGCCGTGCCATTGGCGAGCGCCCGCTGGAAGATCCGAACGGTGGCTGCCTGATCGTCACCGACGTCAGCCGCTCCAAGCAGGGCCTGCATGTTCAGGCCGTGAGCAAGATCGTCCATTGCCTGACCACCGATATCCGCCCACCGCCCTTTGGTTCCGGCGGCGTGCGCTCGTACATCACCGGCGTGACCTCGGTCGACGGTACGCTGGTGCAAGTGCTGGACATCGAAAAAGTCATCCACGGCATCGCTCCGGCGCAAATCGAATCGGCCCCGACCGAGCTGAGCATGGAAGACGCCGAAGTCTTGGGCAACGCCCGCATTCTGGTGGTCGATGACAGCCAGGTTGCCCTGCAACAATCGGTGCACACCCTGCGCAACCTCGGCCTGCAATGCCACACCGCCCGCAGCGCCAAGGAAGCCATCGACTGCCTGCTCGACCTGCAAGGCACCGCTTCGCAGATCAACCTGATCGTCTCGGACATCGAAATGTCGGAAATGGACGGCTACGCCTTCACCCGCACCCTGCGCGAAACGCCGGACTTCTCGCACCTGTATGTGCTGTTGCACACGTCTTTGGACAGTGCGATGAACAGCGAAAAAGCGCGTTTGGCCGGAGCTAACGCCGTGCTGACCAAATTCTCTTCGCCAGAGCTGACCAAATGCCTGATCGAGGCAGCCAAGGCTGTCGCTGAACAAGGTCATTAACAGGTGGCCGAGGGCTTTTGCTTTTTGATGCGGCGCAACCTCGCGCAAGGTGTGCCGCCGATTACCTGGCCTCAAGGGATAGTCCTCAGCCCCTACCGGCCTGAATTGGCCGAAGCCGTTCATCGCTTGATGGAACAGGGTTATCTCGAAGGTGGCGGCCGCGTGCCAGCGCTGGAACTGTGGCAACAGCGGTTTGAAACCGATCCCGAATACGATCCCTCCTTGTGTTTCATTGCGCTGGATGCCGACGGTGTCGTTGGCGTGTGCCAGTGCTGGACCAGCGCCTTCATCAAGAACCTTGTCGTGCATCCGCGAGCACAAGGCCAAGGGCTTGGCCGCACTTTATTGCTGCACGCGTTCAATGTGTTTCAGCAACGCCGCGAGGGTTTTGTCGACCTGAAGGTATTGGAAGACAACCTTCGAGCGCAGCGTTTGTATGAAAGTGCCGGGATGGTTGTGGTTCGCCGGGAACCTGTCCCGATGTGACAGACTCAGACCTTGGTCAATCACCCCCAAGGATGCCCGAACATGAAAGCCGTCAGCCTGACCTTCCTCTGCCTCAGCGCCCTCGCCTCCCAGGCCCAGGCTTCCAGCCCCGACGCCTGGGCAGCCTACGACAAAGCGGTACTCACCCGTTGCACCAAGGCCAGCAGCCTGAAAAATGCCAAGCCCGTCGGCAACCCTGCGCAATTCGATGATCGGGTCGACTACACCGCCCTCCTGCTGCAAGGCCAATACCCGCAAAAACACATGAAAGGCCAGCAAGGCACTGAACTGTGCCTCTACAACAAAAAGACCAAAACCGCCTACGTGACCGAATGGGACTCGATCCGTCCGACTGCCAAGGCCCAGTGAGTGGCGTACAACTTGCTTCAAGACCGAGCG
It encodes the following:
- a CDS encoding cytochrome o ubiquinol oxidase subunit III, whose protein sequence is MSNLVTNAGHTHVDGHGHDDHHHDSGEMTVFGFWLYLMTDCILFASIFAVYAVLVNNVAGGPSGHDIFELPYVLGETACLLLSSITYGFAMLALFKGNKKAVLGWLAITFLFGLGFIGMEINEFHMLISEGYGPNRSGFLSGFFTLVGTHGLHVTSGLIWMAIMMYQVQKKGLTSTNKTRLSCLSLFWHFLDVVWICVFTVVYLMGTL
- the cyoB gene encoding cytochrome o ubiquinol oxidase subunit I; amino-acid sequence: MFGKLSWEAVPFHEPIVMVTIAMIALGGLGVFAAITYFKKWTYLWSEWLTSVDHKKIGVMYIVVAMIMLLRGFADAIMMRSQLALATEGSPGYLPPEHYDQIFTAHGVIMIIFMAMPFFTGLMNLAVPLQIGARDVAYPFLNSLSFWLLVSGVVLVNVSLGVGEFARTGWVAYPPLSELGYSPGVGVDYYIWALQLSGLGTTLTGVNFLATVLKMRTPGMKMMDMPIFTWTCTWANVLIVASFPILTATLALLTLDRYMDFHIFTNELGGNPMMYVNLFWAWGHPEVYILILPAFGIFSEVISAFSGKKLFGHHSMIYASGAISILGFMVWLHHFFTMGSGASVNAFFGLATMLISIPTGVKLFNWLFTIYQGRLRMTSQVLWTLGFMVTFAIGGMTGVLLAIPGADFVLHNSLFVIAHFHNVIIGGAVFGYIAGFGFYFPKAFGFKLHEGWGKAAFWFWISGFFVAFMPLYVLGFMGMTRRLNSTTNPEWTPYLHVAMFGAILIAVGIACQLIQLYVSVRDRNKPENMCEHGDPWNAHTLEWSTSSPPPFYNFAVLPKADCIDPFTEAKENGTAYKAPAKYEPIHMPNNTATGLVMGALLTVFGFAMIWHIWWMAIFGLAGTVIYFVIHAARDDQGYMVPVDVIERTEAEQHKRLVAAGKIPATATRVETSLEQA
- the cyoA gene encoding ubiquinol oxidase subunit II, giving the protein MSKNRYPRLLGLLPLIGTLLLSGCNMTLLDPKGQVGLDERNLIITATLLMLLVVVPVIVMTFLFAWKYRASNTDAVYTPKWSHSTKIEIAVWAIPVLIIIALGYVTYKSTHALDPYKPLESDVKPVTIQVVSMDWKWLFIYPEQGIATVNKIVFPANTPINFQITSDTVMNSFFIPGLGGQIYAMAGMQTKLHLIANQNAEFDGISANYSGAGFTGMKFKAIATSQADFDAWVSDVKKAPKQLEKAEYEALSKPSQNNPVELYSSFTPNLFQTIVDKYEGMKPGPKVDHEKKEKEVAQMEGMDMSSHSAAGAEE
- a CDS encoding disulfide bond formation protein B: MSEESMRLGRERRYLVLLGIICLALIGGALYMQIVLGEAPCPLCILQRYALLFIAVFAFIGAAMRTRRSITVFETLVVISAIAGVAVAGHHVYTQFYPAVSCGIDVLQPIVDGLPLAKIFPLGFQVDGFCSTPYPPILGLSLAQWALVAFVLIVVLVPLLTSRNRKTLR
- the hmpA gene encoding NO-inducible flavohemoprotein, whose translation is MLSVQDRAIVKSTVPLLESGGEALITHFYRMMLSEYPEVRPLFNQAHQASGDQPRALANGVLMYARHIDQLDQLGDLVAKIINKHVALQILPEHYPIVGSCLLRAIAEVLGEEIATPEVIAAWGAAYGQLADILIGAETSIYDQKEQAPGGWRGARDFIVTAKVEESAEITSFYFEPADKGPILVAEPGQYIGMKLILDGEEIRRNYSLSALANNGQYRISVKRETGGRASNHLHDQLHVGASIELFPPSGEFTLAASDKPLVLISGGVGITPTLAMLEAALATERPVHFIHCARNGSVHAFRDWIDGLAERHPQLKRFYCYAEDDGVSAAAHKVGLLSQEQLGEWLPEQRDLDAYFLGPKGFMAAIKRHLKALGVPQQQSRYEFFGPASALE
- the norR gene encoding nitric oxide reductase transcriptional regulator NorR, translating into MTAKSLLTALLPLVSDLSRELPEGERYRRLLEAMRALLPCDAAALLRLDGDWLVPLAVDGLSTDTLGRRFKVSEHPRFEALLSSHGPTRFAADSGLPDPYDGLVEGLDDHLEVHDCMGCPLFIDERPWGLLTLDALDPEQFEPIELDALQAFASLAAATVNAAERIERLANRAEDEHQRAEVYRQASGQQDREMIGQSKAHKRLVEEINLVGGSDLTVLITGETGVGKELVAQAIHAASARADKPIISLNCAALPDTLVESELFGHVRGAFTGATSDRRGKFELANGGTLFLDEVGELSLTVQAKLLRVLQSGQLQRLGSDKEHQVDVRLIAATNRDLAEEVRNGRYRADFYHRLSVYPLLVPALRDRGRDVLLLSGYFLEQNRSRMGLNSLRLSSDAQTALLAYNWPGNVRELEHLIGRSSLKALGNCKDRPKILSLSAADLDLPTGSVEAITEQPVANPVVLVSGDLREATENYQRQLISSCLERHQDNWASAARELGLDRANLGRMAKRLGMK
- a CDS encoding chemotaxis protein CheV, which codes for MSTNKARADSLSLLLFTLRSGKLMAINLLKVSEIIPCPPLTRLPESHPHVKGIATLRGASLSVIDLSRAIGERPLEDPNGGCLIVTDVSRSKQGLHVQAVSKIVHCLTTDIRPPPFGSGGVRSYITGVTSVDGTLVQVLDIEKVIHGIAPAQIESAPTELSMEDAEVLGNARILVVDDSQVALQQSVHTLRNLGLQCHTARSAKEAIDCLLDLQGTASQINLIVSDIEMSEMDGYAFTRTLRETPDFSHLYVLLHTSLDSAMNSEKARLAGANAVLTKFSSPELTKCLIEAAKAVAEQGH
- a CDS encoding GNAT family N-acetyltransferase; translated protein: MRRNLAQGVPPITWPQGIVLSPYRPELAEAVHRLMEQGYLEGGGRVPALELWQQRFETDPEYDPSLCFIALDADGVVGVCQCWTSAFIKNLVVHPRAQGQGLGRTLLLHAFNVFQQRREGFVDLKVLEDNLRAQRLYESAGMVVVRREPVPM